One Telluria mixta DNA window includes the following coding sequences:
- a CDS encoding glutathione S-transferase family protein has translation MQTLELDPTLTQTLDNARQAGLTLVIGNKNYSSWSMRPWVALVAAGIPFTEVRVLLDKPDTATNIAQYSASGRVPVLLAGEMTIWDSLAICEYVAEQFPEKHMWPQDVAARALARSVVAEMHSGFGDLRTAMTMNIKARLPGRGRTPGAQADIGRICEIWEECLSRFGHHNFLFGDFSIADAFFAPVVTRFQTYGVAMAPALQAYCARVLAHPAVARWVEEAMAETEIAGLHEDELPD, from the coding sequence ATGCAGACTCTCGAACTCGACCCGACATTGACGCAGACCCTCGACAACGCACGCCAGGCTGGCCTGACCCTGGTCATCGGCAACAAAAATTACTCTTCGTGGTCGATGCGCCCGTGGGTGGCGCTCGTCGCCGCCGGCATCCCGTTCACGGAAGTACGCGTCCTGCTCGACAAGCCGGACACGGCTACCAACATCGCGCAGTACTCGGCGTCCGGCCGCGTGCCCGTGCTGCTGGCCGGCGAGATGACGATCTGGGACAGCCTCGCCATCTGCGAATACGTAGCCGAGCAATTTCCTGAGAAGCATATGTGGCCGCAGGACGTGGCCGCCCGCGCGCTGGCGCGTTCCGTCGTCGCCGAAATGCATTCCGGCTTCGGCGACCTGCGCACCGCGATGACGATGAACATCAAGGCGCGCCTGCCGGGCCGTGGCCGTACGCCGGGGGCCCAGGCCGACATCGGCCGCATCTGCGAGATCTGGGAAGAGTGCCTGTCCCGCTTCGGCCACCACAACTTCCTGTTCGGCGATTTTTCCATCGCCGACGCCTTCTTCGCGCCCGTCGTCACGCGCTTCCAGACCTACGGCGTGGCCATGGCGCCCGCGCTGCAGGCCTATTGCGCGCGCGTGCTCGCGCACCCGGCCGTCGCGCGCTGGGTCGAGGAAGCGATGGCCGAAACGGAAATCGCCGGGCTGCACGAAGACGAGTTGCCGGACTGA